One Candidatus Nitronauta litoralis genomic window, TTTGCTTAAAGAGAATCCGTACCTGCTACTTCCATAACCTCCCATTGAAACACCTTCAGATTTTTACCGAAATCATTAGGGAAATCGATCCAAATAAGTGGAAAGGGCATTTATGGCTAATAATGTATTATTTTTTCAAGTTTTTCATTTTTCGGCACAATAGGATTGAAAAATTTTATGCTGGAACTTATTTTCTTTTAAACAGGGCGGAGTTGATGTTACGCATCCTGTTTTCTTTTAGGTTGATGTAGTTCTTTTAAGGACACGCATCAGTGATTTTATCGTACTCGCGTCTGTATCCTCCTGTTGTATTAAGATACCCGGGATGTTTATATTGTTCGAATCGCCTTGACAGGTTCATGGGAGCGATTTATACTCCTTTGCTTTTCGTGGTATATTGCTTGTCTATGTCGGGTTGATAGCTCAGCTGGGAGAGCACCGGCCTTACAAGCCGGGGGTCACAGGTTCGAGCCCTGTTCAGCCCACTTGTTGTTTCATTTTTGATAGACTGATATCACCATTTGCCGGGTGTTTTCTCCAAACGGAAATACCCGCAAACCGGGGTCGTAGTTCAGTTGGTTAGAACGCTGGCCTGTCACGCCAGAGGTCGCGAGTTCGAGTCTCGTCGGCCCCGCTTTTTTTCTTCAATTCACCGCCTGACAAGCGGTTTTTCCCCTCCAATTGCGCCGCAACCCGGGATTATCGGATGCCCGCCTTTGGCCTGAGGTCCCCATGATTGCAGACGGTAAGGTGGTCACCCTTCATTACACCCTCAAAGATGAGGGGGGCGAAGTGATCGACCAAAGCTCAAAAGAACACCCATTTGCCTATATCCACGGTGCAGGACAAATTGTACCCGGTCTTGAAAAAGAGCTGGTTGGTGCAGGGACGGGTGATAAAAAAGAGGTCAAAGTGACCCCCGATGAGGGCTACGGTGAGGTCAATCCTGAACTTGAATTCAAGGTCGAGCGCTCAAATTTTCCGGCAGATAAGGAATTGGAAGAGGGGATGCAGTTCTCAGCCGAGATGAAAGATGGTCGCCAGGTTCCTTTTATTATCACCAAGCTGGATGGGGACGATGTGCATATTAACGGCAACCATCCGCTGGCTGGCAAGACTCTCCATTTCTCAGTTGAAGTGGGTAATATTCGCGACGCGACTGATGAGGAGAAAAGCCACGGCCATGTCCACGGTGAGGGCGGTGTTCAGCACTAGCCTTTTGGGCTTACAGAGGAATCTTATTTAAAGGTTCAGGTTCATCACGAAGAAATATTCAGGCTACCAAGGCTATCT contains:
- a CDS encoding peptidylprolyl isomerase, which codes for MIADGKVVTLHYTLKDEGGEVIDQSSKEHPFAYIHGAGQIVPGLEKELVGAGTGDKKEVKVTPDEGYGEVNPELEFKVERSNFPADKELEEGMQFSAEMKDGRQVPFIITKLDGDDVHINGNHPLAGKTLHFSVEVGNIRDATDEEKSHGHVHGEGGVQH